The DNA segment GTTGCTGATCAGTGGCGTGATTCTCTCGGCCCTGGTGGACAGCCGGGCCCTGGCTGCCAATTTGCTCTTCAGCTGTAGCCTGGTGGTTGCCGTCTTGCTCTTTTTTACCTGCTGCATCCTGGCCGGCGCCCTGGCTGCCGTCCTGTTACTCGCCTGGTGAGCCGGCCGGGCATCGGCGACCTCTGTGGCCAGGAGGGTCCGCACAAAGGAGCGCCTGTGTCTGACGAGCTGAACCAACCCGGCCCCCTGCCTGCGTCCGACCGGCGGGCCCGCCTCACCATCACCGCCACGCCGGACGAGCGCAACAGCCTTGTCCTCTGGCATCGCCACGTCTCGCCCTGGCGGGTCCTCCGCAACGGTTTCATCATCGTCCTGTCATATCACATGCCCAGCCTGGCCGTCAAACGGTGGCTCTATCGCCGGCTGGGAATGCAGGTGGGGCGTCACGTGAGTTTCGCCTGGCAGGTGACCCCGGATTTGTTCTATCCGGAACTGATTCGTGTGGGCGATAACACCATCATCGGCTATAATACGACCATCCTGGCCCATGAATATCTGCGGGCGGAATGGCGGACGGGGCCGGTGGTGATCGGCGCCAACGTGACCATCGGCGCCAATTGCACCATCTTGCCTGGCGTCATCATCGGGGACGGCGCGGTGGTCAGCGCCATGAGCCTGGTGAACAAGGATGTGCCGCCCGGGGCCATCGTGGGCGGTGTGCCCATCCGGCGGCTTCGATAGGGGTCTGCCGCCGACAGCCGGCAGGCGCTCTGTACGATGGCGCGCGGATGGGGGCGAACGCGAAAGGAGGGCATCCATGTGGAGTCGCACCTGGTGGCAGGGTCA comes from the Litorilinea aerophila genome and includes:
- a CDS encoding acyltransferase gives rise to the protein MSDELNQPGPLPASDRRARLTITATPDERNSLVLWHRHVSPWRVLRNGFIIVLSYHMPSLAVKRWLYRRLGMQVGRHVSFAWQVTPDLFYPELIRVGDNTIIGYNTTILAHEYLRAEWRTGPVVIGANVTIGANCTILPGVIIGDGAVVSAMSLVNKDVPPGAIVGGVPIRRLR